The following are from one region of the Trichoderma breve strain T069 chromosome 5, whole genome shotgun sequence genome:
- a CDS encoding fungal specific transcription factor domain-containing protein: MAETSHNPYPRSPNPSTRSYDSSSVSSATSPRPPSRYLGSMLNATGRPNPTPPQPLGMPTLPPVNQGFPPYTPMPPTSIMGRESVASTDSLVSSQGPGGSQLSGTPGAQGQKRAYRQRRKDPSCDACRERKVKCDATETTSCSECSSRNVKCQFTKETNRRMSSIKQVQDLEKQIEKVKRDNNNLRRMLQERDGSMDIDVESRERSSSQLPPPIESESRPRKRPQPVPDLALARTNLRTFSKGIWKPPAQHRLPAPAPFDAPVPELPPRQVAEQLLTTYYASAHTMFPIIHLPTFKALVDDLYRATPPRIPPGFLCLFFAVLATGSLFTAEVAATAATYFRPSELLESARKAMDPWCNHHTLDDARALILITICLNEMNLKSAAWSFLGNAVRVGQDLGLYLDTETWPVVEGEMRRRTWWAIYILDRVMATEMGHPFLIDDADCSVALPAAVDDQYIEDDGMRVPSGAEPLTHSLLAVIHVVRSYTSIVKATESPAIPPTQLAGFDAHFKKCLNTFPPACDPVSTVALAPHFLAPLTYLFHARLILHRHNINPSCDVDNRLAAIESCMHIGIETASLLNRTSSPADGATSLLTAHIFRCALFLLLTGCLDHAITCIRALAAIDARRDVATACGRYLSFFTSTLSVKRAEYSSRIARTTSPHAFSSARSPVDPSTLLVSLARDEELLAYVSSDLHASPSRSWVWTEGYDRDYLPPKPDAAAPSGGLGHALFSSAMRTGLSEEERREWGGWTQLETAVRGLGSTHAMSSNWTTLPPPQVKRESPTPGIPSIQRLSEAPRYTAEVPKYGNEPSRPAASPAGRDRLSIANII; encoded by the coding sequence ATGGCAGAAACGTCGCACAACCCGTATCCGCGATCTCCCAATCCCTCCACTAGGTCGTACGATTCGTCATCTGTCTCGTCCGCAACGtcgcctcggcctccttcGCGGTACCTGGGGAGCATGCTGAATGCGACAGGAAGACCAAACCCGACACCACCTCAGCCCCTTGGTATGCCTACGTTGCCCCCCGTGAACCAAGGCTTTCCGCCTTATACGCCCATGCCACCAACCTCCATCATGGGCCGCGAGTCTGTTGCCTCTACCGACTCCCTGGTAAGCAGTCAAGGCCCTGGTGGCTCCCAACTGTCGGGAACTCCCGGTGCGCAAGGACAAAAGAGGGCCTACCGCCAACGACGCAAAGATCCCAGCTGCGACGCATGCCGGGAGAGGAAAGTCAAGTGCGATGCGACGGAGACGACTAGCTGTTCCGAATGCTCCAGCCGCAACGTCAAATGCCAGTTCACCAAGGAAACCAATCGAAGGATGTCTTCCATCAAGCAGGTGCAAgatctggagaagcagaTTGAAAAGGTCAAGCGGGACAACAACAACTTACGCCGAATGTTgcaggagagagatggcTCTATGGACATTGACGTCGAATCTAGAGAGCGATCATCCTCTCAGTTACCGCCCCCCATCGAGTCCGAGAGCAGGCCGCGCAAGAGACCGCAGCCAGTTCCCGACCTCGCTCTGGCAAGGACGAACCTACGAACTTTTTCAAAGGGCATTTGGAAACCTCCAGCGCAGCACCGACTACCAGCGCCGGCCCCCTTTGATGCACCCGTGCCTGAGTTGCCTCCCCGTCAGGTGGCAGAACAGCTGCTAACCACCTACTACGCTTCCGCGCACACAATGTTTCCCATCATTCATTTACCAACATTTAAAGCCTTGGTTGACGACTTGTACCGAGCAACTCCGCCTCGCATACCGCCTGGGTTCTTGTGCCTATTCTTTGCTGTTTTAGCAACTGGTAGCTTGTTTACCGCCGAAGTTGCTGCAACAGCCGCCACCTATTTCCGACCATCCGAGCTGTTAGAGTCGGCGCGGAAAGCCATGGACCCTTGGTGTAACCATCACACTCTCGACGACGCAAGAGCTCTTATCCTCATTACCATCTGCCTGAACGAGATGAATCTGAAATCAGCAGCGTGGAGCTTCTTGGGCAATGCAGTGCGTGTTGGGCAAGACCTTGGCCTCTACCTAGATACGGAAACATGGCCCGTGGTGGAAGGTGAGATGCGCCGCAGGACGTGGTGGGCAATTTATATCCTCGACAGGGTCATGGCCACCGAGATGGGCCATCCGTTTCTtattgacgatgccgactGCAGCGTTGCTCTGCCCGCCGCTGTGGATGACCAATacattgaagatgatggcatgaGAGTCCCCAGTGGAGCTGAGCCGTTGACTCACTCTCTCTTGGCTGTTATTCACGTCGTCAGGTCCTACACTTCGATTGTGAAGGCAACAGAATCTCCCGCGATACCGCCTACGCAGCTTGCCGGCTTCGACGCTCATTTCAAAAAATGCCTGAACACATTCCCTCCAGCTTGTGATCCTGTGAGCACCGTGGCTTTGGCACCTCACTTCCTGGCGCCTCTCACTTATTTATTCCATGCGCGGCTAATTCTTCACCGCCATAATATAAACCCCAGCTGTGATGTTGATAACCGCCTCGCAGCCATTGAGAGCTGTATGCACATTGGTATAGAGACGGCATCGTTACTTAACAGAACAAGCTCTCCAGCAGATGGAGCCACCTCTCTTTTGACAGCTCATATCTTCCGCTGTGCCTTATTCCTGCTCCTAACAGGATGTTTGGATCACGCCATTACCTGTATTCGAGCTCTAGCAGCAATTGACGCGCGGCGCGATGTAGCTACTGCTTGCGGGAGAtacctttccttttttaCATCCACCTTGAGTGTGAAGCGGGCTGAATATTCAAGTCGCATAGCTCGAACAACTTCGCCTCATGCTTTTTCCAGTGCGCGATCGCCTGTGGACCCTTCCACCCTTTTGGTTTCATTGGCTAGAGATGAGGAGCTTTTGGCTTACGTCTCATCCGACCTCCATGCTTCACCATCAAGATCTTGGGTCTGGACCGAGGGATATGATCGTGATTACCTCCCTCCCAAgccagatgctgctgctccatcCGGCGGGCTTGGACACGCACTTTTCAGCTCAGCAATGAGAACTGGCCTCAGTGAAGAGGAGCGCAGGGAGTGGGGTGGATGGACTCAACTAGAGACGGCAGTTCGAGGGCTGGGATCGACTCATGCGATGAGCAGCAACTGGACAACCCTCCCTCCGCCTCAGGTCAAGAGAGAATCTCCAACTCCTGGCATCCCTAGCATTCAGCGGCTCTCAGAGGCCCCTCGGTACACGGCCGAAGTTCCAAAATATGGCAACGAACCATCGAGACCCGCTGCTAGCCCCGCTGGTAGAGATAGATTGAGCATTGCGAACATTatatga